One stretch of Ananas comosus cultivar F153 linkage group 6, ASM154086v1, whole genome shotgun sequence DNA includes these proteins:
- the LOC109711919 gene encoding uncharacterized protein At1g04910-like, whose protein sequence is MNATLILPVLKQDQIWKDQTKFEDIFDVDHFIDYLKDDVHIVRDIPDWFTEKTELFTSIRRTVKNIPKYAPAQFYIDNVLPRIKEKKIMALKPFVDRLGYDNVPTEINRLRCRVNYHALKFLPEIEEMADKLAARMRNRTGSLNPYMALHLRFEKGMVGLSFCDFVGTREEKAMMAAYRQKEWPRRYKNGSHLWQLALQKRKEGRCPLEPGEVAVILRAMGYPKETQIYVASGQVYGGKNRMAPLRNMFPNLLTKEELASKEEMDHFRKHVTSLAALDFLVCLKSDVFVMTHGGNFAKLIIGARRYMGHRLKSIKPDKGLMSKSFGDPYMGWAAFVEDVVITHQTRTGLPEETFPNYDLWENPLTPCMCRA, encoded by the exons ATGAATGCAACACTCATTTTGCCTGTTCTAAAGCAAGATCAAATATGGAAAGATCAAAC AAAGTTTGAAGATATATTTGATGTAGATCACTTTATTGACTATCTGAAGGATGATGTCCACATTGTTCGAGATATTCCTGACTGGTTTACCGAAAAAACTGAGCTTTTTACCAGTATAAG ACGCACCGTGAAGAACATACCAAAATATGCACCTGCACAGTTCTATATTGACAACGTACTGCCAAGgataaaagagaagaagataatGGCTCTAAAGCCATTTGTTGATCGGTTAGG aTATGATAATGTTCCAACCGAGATAAACAGGCTTAGATGCAGGGTTAACTACCATGCTTTAAAGTTTCTACCTGAGATCGAAGAAATGGCAGATAAACTAGCAGCAAGAATGCGGAACCGCACTGGCAGTTTGAACCCATATAT GGCACTACATCTGAGATTTGAGAAAGGAATGGTGGGCCTTTCTTTTTGTGATTTTGTCGGAACAAGAGAAGAGAAAGCGATGATGGCTGCTTACAGACAAAAGGAATGGCCTAGGCGGTACAAG AATGGGTCTCATCTTTGGCAGTTAGCACTGCAGAAGCGGAAGGAAGGGCGCTGCCCTCTTGAGCCAGGGGAGGTAGCTGTTATCTTGCGGGCAATGGGATATCCCAAGGAAACTCAGATTTATGTTGCTTCTGGACAGGTGTATGGTGGAAAGAACAGGATGGCTCCTCTCAGAAATATGTTCCCAAATTTA CTAACAAAGGAGGAACTAGCAAGCAAAGAGGAAATGGACCATTTCAGGAAGCACGTGACGAGCTTAGCTGCCTTGGACTTCCTAGTCTGCTTGAAGTCAGACGTGTTCGTGATGACCCATGGGGGCAACTTTGCGAAGCTGATCATCGGCGCCCGACGCTACATGGGGCATCGGCTCAAGTCCATAAAGCCGGACAAGGGGCTCATGTCCAAATCCTTCGGCGACCCTTACATGGGTTGGGCTGCCTTTGTCGAGGACGTGGTCATCACCCATCAGACCCGGACCGGCCTCCCCGAGGAGACTTTCCCGAACTACGACCTCTGGGAGAACCCGCTAACCCCTTGCATGTGCCGAGCTTGA